A single Anopheles funestus chromosome 2RL, idAnoFuneDA-416_04, whole genome shotgun sequence DNA region contains:
- the LOC125765670 gene encoding ribonuclease H1 isoform X1: MQLEQLLFRRLLRTIATMPFYAVAKGRQVGIFSTWPECQAQVNGFTGARFKKFPTQTEAQQFITTNSTSGTGSCTGSVLTANKKPALNWNGKRSASTSSTFAADSKKAKKTILLKEIPTPVLKLVTYGGHKFLQDDDGFVHVYTDGSCEGNGTAKAVAGLGVYFDEGHALNTSRPVSGRATNNCGEIQAASLAIRTAREHGIQQLTINTDSKFLIDSVTKWMMGWKKRNWTLASGGPVKNKTDFMELDSELKAGNMKIKWNHVDAHCGILGNERADQLARKGSEMYRNQRR, from the exons ATGCAGCTTGAGCAGCTGCTATTTCGTCGACTGCTGCGAACGATCGCAACGATGCCATTCTACGCGGTTGCCAAAGGACGCCAAGTGGGCATTTTCTCGACGTG GCCGGAATGTCAGGCGCAAGTGAATGGATTTACCGGTGCTCGATTTAAAAAGTTTCCCACACAGACAGAAGCGCAACAGTTCATTACAACCAACTCCACCAGCGGTACAGGCAGTTGTACTGGAAGCGTTCTcactgcaaacaaaaagccaGCATTGAACTGGAATGGTAAACGAAGTGCTTCTACCAGTTCGACGTTTGCAGCAGATAGcaagaaagcgaaaaagacTATTCTACTCAAGGAAATTCCAACTCCGGTACTCAAATTGGTCACCTATGGAGGACACAAGTTTTTGCAGGACGATGATGGATTTGTGCACGTGTACACGGATGGATCGTGCGAGGGCAACGGAACAGCAAAAGCAGTCGCTGGTCTTGGGGTTTACTTTGACGAAGGACATGCATT AAACACTTCACGACCGGTAAGCGGACGGGCCACAAACAATTGCGGCGAAATACAGGCAGCCTCGTTAGCAATTCGAACCGCCCGGGAGCACGGCATTCAGCAGCTAACAATTAACACCGATTCAAAGTTTTTGATCGATTCTGTCACCAAGTGGATGATGGGATGGAAAAAACGCAACTGGACACTGGCCAGCGGTGGTCCGGTAAAGAACAAGACTGACTTCATGGAGCTCGATAGTGAACTAAAGGCGGGAAATATGAAAATCAAGTGGAACCACGTTGATGCGCACTGTGGCATATTGGGTAACGAGCGTGCCGATCAGCTGGCTCGCAAAGGATCCGAAATGTATCGAAATCAACGTCGATAG